AGCGACCGAGGAGATCAAGCTGCCTGAGGCATTTCGCAGCTGGTGATCATCCTTCCGGATATTGTTTCATTCCCGGTGACGTTTTCCGTATATTTGGCGAGACGAGGGCGCTATCAACCGGTGGGTTTGGCGAAGTTGATTTCGGTTCTGCTGTCGAGCACTATATGCAAATCCCGGATCATGGCTGCTGCCTGCAGCAGAGCGCTTCGCACCTCTTCATCGCTGCGCCATCCCCGTTCGATTGACAGGGCAACGGTTTGGATGTCGATGAGACTGTCGCGGCCGGGACCGGAGGGAATACCGATTGTTTCGCGCATGTCGCGGATTGTGGTAACAGCTCGTTCGAGCATGCGGCGTTTCTGATAGCCATCAAGGTGATCGAGCCTGTTGGCGTCACGGACAAGTTCGGCAATGAAGCTGTTCGTCAGGGTCATGCCGGGAGGTTGCCGGGTTGGCTGGCTGGCGTCAACGGAAGACCTTCGAAGTGAGCTTCAGGCCCCGAAGTCGACGCCAGGCTGTGACGCCGATGCATCACGGTGTGTTGGAGACTGGGGCGAGCTGTTTCACAGAGTATCATCTTCATTATTCGTATTTTTATCATGCTATTGGAAAAAGTTTTGAGAGTAAAACATGAGGCACGCATCTTACTCAATTGAGTTGAGTCTTCTGATTGGAATCCAGTCCGGTATACGAGTCACCGGGCCATACACGATACCGGATTTCAAAGGATGCTTCCTCGGACGCGAGATTTCCCGATCAGGATGATTTAATACGATAAAACGATAATCTTACCGATCGGGAAGCATTGTATTGATCTCTCCACAATCTTCCTGTACGGTAAGTAATCCGATGGAGGTAAACGATGTTCCGGTCAGCGCGCGATTTCGGCACTGCTATCAGGGAAAGACGCAAAGCTCTGGGCTGGACGCAAACCCAGCTTGCTGCCCGTTCTGGAACGGGTGAACGCTTCATCGTCGAGCTTGAGGCTGGCAAGCCGAGCTGTCAGCTCGAAAAGACGTTGATCGTCGCGCGTACGGTCGGAATGGAGATTGGCGATCTCAAGAGGGTTCAGACTGTGTCCTCTACACCGGACGATGACCTCAACTTCCTGCCGACGTTCGGTGCTGATCGATGACAACCGTCTTCTACGAGACTTTGCCTGTCGCCCGTCTGACTTTTGAAGGCGAATGGAGACTGGACTACGATGCGGGCTGGGAAGCACGCCGCTCTGCCTTTCCTGTGTCGCTCACCATGCCGCTGCGTTCCGGCCCCGTGGGTGCTGCGAAGCTGCTGCCCTGGCTTGCCAATCTGCTTCCCGAAACACATCTTGCCGAGATCGGCCAGCGGCTCAAGGTTTCTCCGCAAGACATAGTCGGTCTGCTTGGTCATATCGGACGTGACACGGCGGGGGCACTGTCGATCGGGGCGCCGCGCAAAGCGGGCATCAACCTGGAGCCGGTTCCGGATGAGCAGACGCTGGAGCGTATTCTCAATGAACTTCCCGCCAAACCCTTTCTGGTCGGGGAACGCGGCGTTTCCATGTCGCTTGCGGGCGTCCAGGAGAAACTGCCGGTTTTTGTAGACGGGGATGGCCGTATTTCAGTTCCGCTCGATGGGACGCCATCCACGCATATCCTGAAGCCGGATACGAAACGCCTTGCAGGGAACTGGACGATGTGCTTCCCCATGAGTTGAAATCTGGGTTCAGTTTGGAGGGCCTCTATCCAGATTTTGTCATGCGCAGCCGAGAAAACAGAGATCGGTTTACAGGAAGGGTACCCGGTCCTGAAACATACAGAGATCTGATCACTGCTATTGTATGGCGTATATGCTCTACCAGACCCGGCAGTTTTAAGGCTGAGCGACAATGGAAAGTGAAACAAGAAATATATCGTGGAACGCGATTTTTCGACGTCGGTGATTTGGACAAACTGGACGTGAATTACGTGGATATCGTTGAACCGGCAGGGCTTACGCTTCTGGGTCCAGCCAATTACACGATCACCGGCACCAACGTGGTTCCCATCTCAGTCGTCGAAACCTCGATCTGGCAGAGCTCCTTTCGCCAACGAAATAACTGGCTGACATGAATGCCGGCTGCGCGGGCAATCTCGGAGATCACCGCATCACGCTCAAGGCAGGCGGCAACTATCCGCTCTTTCTCTTCGCGAGACCAGCGACGGCGCCGCTCCACAGACGTGATGACTTCAATCGAATGCTTAGTCATAGGACTATCCCTAGTGTTACCACTAGGACTTCCGATGTTCAGCGCCATCTCACAAGGCGGCCTTCACCGTGGGCTTACTGTGAATGGGCAGGCTTGCGATGATCAAACACTCGCTGGCTTCGCCTTTACCTTCCAGTCTTAGCTCGACCGCGATCGCATCTTCACCCTGGCGCAGCTCGGCTTTGTCGATCGACACGAGGCCGTACATTTCCTCGGCGCTCCTGGGACAGGAAAGAGTCATCTTGCCACGGCGCTGGGCGTCGAAGCCGTCAAAGCCGGAAAGAGCGTCTACTTCACGAACCTTGCCGACCTCATCGGTTCGCTGGCCCGTTCCCAACGGGAGGGCCAGCTCCAGGAGCGGATGGCTTTTTTCAAAAGTAAGACATGAGGTCGATAAGGATTGCAAGGGCGGTTTATCGCACTTGCCGGGTTATGCACGGACAGGCTTTGAGCCAAAGTTGTTGAGGGATCCGGTTCATGCCCGGGGCACGAAGCCGACGCTAAATCCAAACAGCCGCCCGACTTTTTCGAGCGTGTCAAGTGTCGGATT
The DNA window shown above is from Agrobacterium tumefaciens and carries:
- a CDS encoding HipA N-terminal domain-containing protein: MTTVFYETLPVARLTFEGEWRLDYDAGWEARRSAFPVSLTMPLRSGPVGAAKLLPWLANLLPETHLAEIGQRLKVSPQDIVGLLGHIGRDTAGALSIGAPRKAGINLEPVPDEQTLERILNELPAKPFLVGERGVSMSLAGVQEKLPVFVDGDGRISVPLDGTPSTHILKPDTKRLAGNWTMCFPMS
- a CDS encoding transposase; this translates as MTKHSIEVITSVERRRRWSREEKERIVAACLERDAVISEIARAAGIHVSQLFRWRKELCQIEVSTTEMGTTLVPVIV
- a CDS encoding helix-turn-helix transcriptional regulator — translated: MFRSARDFGTAIRERRKALGWTQTQLAARSGTGERFIVELEAGKPSCQLEKTLIVARTVGMEIGDLKRVQTVSSTPDDDLNFLPTFGADR